In the Sus scrofa isolate TJ Tabasco breed Duroc chromosome 6, Sscrofa11.1, whole genome shotgun sequence genome, one interval contains:
- the CDH5 gene encoding cadherin-5 precursor (The RefSeq protein has 2 substitutions compared to this genomic sequence), whose translation MQVLVMLLAAAGTYLGLLTAPTAASNPGRQDTPSTLPLHRRQKRDWIWNQMHIDEEKNGSLPHYVGKIKSSVNHKNTKYQLKGESAGKVFRVDENTGDVYAFERLDREKIPEYQLVALVVDKNTEKNLESPSSFTIKVHDINDNWPVFTQLVFNASVPEMSVIGTSVIQLTAVDADDPTVADHASVIYRLKEGEEHFRIRGPGLIETASKNLDRETVPMYKIVVETQDAQGLRGDSGTATVFITLQDVNDNFPVFTQTRYTFSVPEDIRVGSPLGSLFVKDPDEPQNRKTKYSIVQGEYRDTFTIEPDPTRNEGIIKPMKPLDYERIQQYSFTIEATDPTIDLRYLSGTSTKNIARVIINVTDVDEPPNFKQPFYHFQLRENEKKPWIGSVLAVDPDAAQRSIGYSIRRTSDKGQFFGINKHGNIYNVKELDREVYPWYNLTVEAKELDSRGTPTGKESIVQVHIEVLDENDNAPEFAKPYEAKVCEDAPQGKLVVQISAIDKDVTPRDVKFKFSLSTEDSNFTLTDNHDNTANITVKHGYFDRERAKVHHLPILISDNGRPSLTGTSTLHVTVCKCNERGEFTLCEEMGAQVGVSIQALVAIFLCILTIAVISLLVYLRRRLRKQARAHGKSVPEIHEQLVTYDEEGGGEMDTTSYDVSVLNSVRHGGAKPPRPALDARPSLYAQVQKPPRHAPGAHAPGEMAAMIEVKKDEADHDGGGPPYDTLHIFGYEGAESIAESLSSLGTDSSDSDIDYDFLNDWGPRFKMLAELYGSDPREELLY comes from the exons ATGCAGGTGCTCGTGATGCTGCTCGCTGCAGCCGGCACCTACCTGGGCCTGCTGACAGCAGCTACAGCCGCCTCGAACCCTGGCCGACAGGACACCCCCAGCACGCTGCCCCTTCACCGGCGCCAGAAGAGAGACTGGATCTGGAACCAGATGCACATCGACGAAGAGAAAAACGGCTCGCTGCCCCATTACGTGGGCAAG ATTAAATCCAGCGTGAACCACAAGAACACCAAGTACCAGCTCAAAGGCGAGTCCGCCGGCAAGGTCTTCCGGGTGGATGAGAACACCGGGGATGTGTACGCCTTCGAGAGGCTGGACAGGGAGAAGATCCCTGAGTACCAGCTCGTCGCCCTCGTGGTGGACAAGAACACTGAGAAGAACCTGGAGTCTCCTTCCAGCTTCACCATCAAAGTTCACGATATCAACGACAACTGGCCTGTGTTCACACAGCTCGTGTTCAACGCCTCCGTGCCTGAGATGTCAGTGATAG GGACCTCGGTCATCCAGTTGACAGCAGTAGACGCAGATGACCCCACGGTGGCAGACCACGCCTCTGTCATATACCGGCTCAAGGAGGGAGAAGAACACTTCCGCATCCGTGGTCCTG GACTCATTGAAACGGCCAGCAAAAACCTGGACCGAGAGACAGTGCCCATGTACAAAATCGTGGTGGAAACACAAGATGCCCAGGGCCTCCGTGGGGACTCAGGCACAGCCACTGTGTTCATCACTCTGCAGGACGTCAACGACAACTTCCCCGTCTTCACCCAGA CCAGGTACACATTTTCTGTGCCTGAAGACATCCGTGTGGGCAGCCCCCTGGGCTCTCTGTTTGTCAAGGACCCAGATGAGCCCCAAAACCGGAAAACCAAGTACAGCATCGTGCAGGGCGAGTACAGGGACACCTTCACCATCGAGCCGGACCCCACCCGCAACGAGGGCATCATCAAGCCCATGAAG CCCCTGGACTATGAACGCATCCAGCAATACAGCTTCACCATTGAGGCCACAGACCCCACCATCGACCTCCGCTACCTGAGTGGCACCTCCACCAAGAACATCGCCCGTGTCATCATCAACGTCACAGACGTGGACGAGCCCCCCAACTTCAAGCAGCCCTTCTACCACTTCCAGCTGCGGGAGAATGAGAAGAAACCTTGGATCGGCTCAGTGCTGGCCGTGGACCCGGACGCTGCTCAGCGGAGCATCGG ATACTCCATCCGCAGGACCAGTGACAAGGGCCAGTTCTTTGGAATAAACAAGCACGGGAATATTTACAATGTGAAAGAACTGGACAGAGAAGTCTACCCCTGGTATAACCTGACAGTGGAGGCCAAAGAGCTGGATTCTAGGG GCACCCCCACGGGCAAGGAATCCATTGTGCAGGTCCACATTGAAGTTCTGGATGAGAACGACAACGCCCCGGAGTTTGCCAAGCCCTATGAGGCCAAAGTGTGTGAGGACGCCCCACAGGGCAAG CTGGTTGTGCAAATTTCAGCAATAGACAAGGATGTAACACCACGAGATGTGAAGTTCAAGTTCTCCCTGAGCACTGAGGACAGCAACTTCACCCTCACGGATAATCACG ATAACACGGCCAACATCACAGTCAAGCACGGGTATTTTGACCGGGAGCGTGCCAAGGTCCACCACCTTCCCATACTCATCTCGGACAACGGGAGGCCGAGCCTCACAGGCACCAGCACGCTGCACGTGACCGTGTGCAAGTGCAACGAGCGGGGCGAGTTCACCTTGTGCGAGGAGATGGGCGCCCAAGTGGGCGTCAGCATCCAGGCCCTGGTAGCCATCttcctctgcatcctcaccatCGCAG TGATCTCCCTCCTCGTGTACCTGCGGCGGCGTCTCCGGAAGCAGGCTCGCGCCCACGGCAAGAGCGTGCCGGAGATCCACGAGCAGCTGGTCACCTACGATGAGGAGGGCGGCGGCGAGATGGACACCACCAGCTACGACGTCTCGGTCCTCAACTCAGTGCGCCACGGCGGGGCCAAGCCCCCGCGGCCGGCGCTGGATGCGCGACCGTCCCTCTACGCGCAGGTGCAGAAGCCACCACGTCACGCACCCGGGGCGCATGCGCCAGGGGAGATGGCGGCGATGATCGAGGTGAAGAAGGATGAGGCGGACCATGACGGCGGCGGCCCTCCCTACGACACGCTGCATATCTATGGCTACGAGGGCGCTGAGTCCATCGCCGAGTCCCTCAGCTCCTTGGGCACCGACTCATCCGACTCTGACATCGATTATGACTTCCTCAATGACTGGGGGCCCAGGTTCAAGATGCTGGCCGAGCTGTACGGCTCAGACCCCCGAGAGGAGCTGCTGTATTAG